The genomic window cagcaaAGCGTGCAGCACTTGACATTTCAGTGCAGTTCCAGGCTCCTGCAGAAGCACATTAGCTCCAAACAGCAATTACTGCTGCGAGCCTCTGACGCAGTGCCTGCCCCTgcgcctggcagggctggcactaaCCCAGGGATCCTACTGCCATCACCCCATCATGAAAGGCTGCACCACAGGTCGCCTGCTTGCCATGCCAGGCTGACCCATAGCCACCACCTTGCCTGGCCCATGGGCACAGCGGGCTCTGTGTGGCacgggcagcagtgcagcatggGGTGCCAGCTGTGGCCTAAGAAAAGCCCATGCACGGACCAGTGGTAGCTGCTTTTATTTACACCAAGGGGTGACATGCTGAGCAAGGACACCGGTGCCACCAAAGTACCCGTaacagcaggaggctgtgctttATTCACAGGACACATCAGCAGGACATTTCCACAGATCCCTTTCCCTAGCAGCTATCTCGCTGCCCTCACGGTTCCACTCTGCCACGAGTGACAAAAGGCAAAGTGGGGCAGtctcagctctgcccaccctggcaccGCGGCAGGATGTGGCCCCAGGGGACAGCCCCACACCTGCTGCCCGCAGCCCTGGAGCACCCATTTGGTTTGGGACACAGAGGAGGGATGTGActtggagcagcctgtgcctaGGCTGTGAGATGGGGCCATGGTGATGGCCTCCCAGCGACCACGTGGCAGTATAAGCAAATGGGACCCCATGGAGCAAGCCATGGCACTGCCAACATGCCAGGACGAGCAGTGACTCCTGGGCACTCATCCCACAGTGGCTGTGGCAGGACTCCGTGTCTTCGCCCATCTCAGCTCACGCTGGAGCATCCCAAGCTCCCCCGAGCCCAGGAAGCCTCTTGCCTGCCTCTGCTCGCAGATTTGGGGCAGGATGAGCTGGCCAGGGGCTCCTGGCTCTGGCTCCCCAGGGCCCTCCTGAGGGAAGCCTGCAGCCTCACATCCCTGAGCGCTGCTCCCAGGCTCACTCCCACCTGAAGTCCTGCCCGACCGTCTCATAGAACTTGACGTTGTAAGGTCTGTAGAAGTCCCGCAGCTGCTCGATCACCTCGGGGTCTATCTGCACGTgagtcctgcccttggactTGCCCAGGCAGCGGGGCAAGCCGCTGCTCTCCGACTTCTTCAGGCAAGGGAAGCCTTTTGTCTTGTTGAAGTAGAAGTGCTTGTCCGTGATAACCCGTTTGATGCCCAGGAAGTCCTGGACTTTGCCCATCTCCCCGGCCGGGTCCGTGATCAGCTTCTCCCCGCTGACAAAGTGGATCTGGGAGAGGGGAAAGTActggagccagctctgcaggtgcaCGGCGTACATCCCGATGCGGATGGCGTTCCAGGAGGTgtccaccagccccaggctgcggTTGCGGAAGGTCAGCCCCTCGAAGGTGGGGATGTCTGGCTTCTTGGAGAGCGTCTGCGTGTAGTCCGAGATGGCCCTGGTCACCGGGTTCCTCACCACCACGATCAGCTTCGTGTCCCGAGACATGTTGAAGATGCGCCGCGGGGCCTCCTTGGTGACGAAGTAGCTGGGGGTCTTCTCCACCGTGATCTGGCTGTCCAGCGTCCGTGGCATCAGGCTCCTGCAAGGCGAGCAGGTGGCGAcatgaggaaggggctgggccGGGCTCGGGGAAGGGGTGTCTGCAGCGCGGGGCTGGCGGGGTGcccctcccagcagggcagggcaggacagggcagggcaggacaggggagggcaggacaggacaaggcaggacggggcagggcaggacagggcagggcaggacaggacaaggcaggacggggcagggcaggacagggcagggcaggatagGACAAGgcaggacaggacaaggcaggATAGGACaaggcaggacagggcagggcaggacaggacaaggcaggATAGGACaaggcaggacagggcagggcaggacagggcagggcaggatagGACAAGgcaggacaggacaaggcaggATAGGACaaggcaggacagggcagggcaggacaggacaaggcaggATAGGACAAGgcaggacaggacaaggcaggATAGGACaaggcaggacagggcagggcaggacagggcaggcaaAGCTCCCTCCAGCAGTGGCTCTCCCCCAGGTCCTGCCACCTGCCCCGGCTGCTGGCATGGGCAACAtcacccagcagccagcctgtgctgcaggctaTGCTCAGCCCTTCAGCCCCCATCCCTACACCAGCTGCCATTTGCTGAAGAAAACACAATGACTTCTGCCACAATGGCTGCAATTAACGTGGCACATCTCCCCCACGGCATTAGGGTGCACCTGGCTCGTGCTCACGAGGGCATCACTCACCCTGCCAGGCCTGACTCAGGCCCAGGAGCTCTGAGACAGggcctgcctgcacccagctgtttctgggctgcaagggaagGGAGGCAGCACCAGACCAGGGGAAAATggcacatctctgcagcccagctgagcactAATTGAATcatctgctctgacaggggaaCATCCACAGCAAATAAAAAGTAATGGGATGGAAAGATTTGTAAATTGGTCTTGTACCAAACCATCACATCCACTGCAGCCAGGTTCACAGTGCTGTGGGTCCCCCAagctgaagcaggcagggagcagacacagggtgggcagggagTACTGGCATCCAGGACAAGGCCAGCACTCAACAAGTACCAGCTGGTGCCAGCACCCATGCTGGGAATGCTCTGAAAAAGGCCCCAaagggtgttgggtttttttaacagaacCCCTGTGGTTAATGCAAGGTGCCCATGtgtgcctggcacagagcagcagagctcatgggcagcctgcccacagAGACCCCAGGGAGTAGGAGGGGTGTCCCAGAGTCAGTCACCTCCCACTGCACCGTTCTGGGGGCTCAGTCAGCTCATACCTGCTTGGGTCCCTAAAATACCAtccacagccaccagctccgGGGCTTGCTCCATAGAGAGAAGCCCCAAGACAGCCCTAACTGGGAGGAGAGCCAAGAGCAGCTCACAACACCCTGTGTGACAAGAGGACTGTGGTGGAAGACCTTGGGCATCATGGTGGGATGGCAGCATAGGCCAAGAGTGGTGAGTCCCCATAGATCCAGGAAACTGCCCTGGAAGGTGACATGGGGACAAGAAGAGATTGTGGTCCAGAGATACCGGAGAGGTGCCCAGAggtctgccccaggctgctggggagccatCAGcaagggcacagggctgcctgccctgggcaccccacACTGCCTCACATGCTCCTCGCTAGCTTCATCGTTTGAAAGAGAACACACTAATTAGTCAGCATAGATTAACAGAGCTGGTTTCCAGAGGTACCTGAGCACAGCCGTGGCTTAATTGGCCTCTCCCACGGCTTCGCTCCAGACCCCATAAATCCCGGTTACGACTGCCGTTAACGACTGCCGGCAGCTCATTTAGCAGCAGGCACGGGGCTGTGTCTGCACATCACAAACAAGCTCCACCATAAATCAGCccggggcagctctgccagagaTTCACTGTCACAAGGCACTGGTGGGGAATCATCAAACCGCTGGGGCACAGAGTGCCAGGTTCgaaaggaccccaaggatcatctggtccaatctgTTCAGGTGATGGTGgagctgaaatgagctggcccagcaccctgtcagaCTGAGTCTTCAAACTGACCAACGCAggagactccactgcttcccctggcAGATGATTCCAATGCCCAGCTGTTCTcgtggggaaacattttcttctggagtccaacgggaatctccccagcagtaacttgtccccatcaccccttgccttTTCCGTGGGACTCcctgtaaaaagggagtcttcATCCATCTCCCTGGTAGCCTGGCTCATCAATGGCTCATCCTCAGGCTCGTTAGACCTGCATCATGTGAGCAGGTAGATCCGTGCATGCAAAACACAAACCTACAGGTTCTAAGAACCTCTGCATAGTAAATTACTGAAATGAGACAAGAGTTGGGTTTCTTTAAATGGACTCCCAGCGTTTGCTGCTCCCGGAGAACAGAGACTGCTGagacaacaaaacacaacccaacAGATAAATAAATCACCAGCGAAACCAGGCGAGGGGGGGGAGATGTCAGCGCGGCATCGGTCTCTGCGCTAACGGCGGCATCCCCGGGGCTGCGGGAAACGCATCGCAAACCTAATTACAGCTGACTTCCAAAGGGTGGGTTCGGGCTCCTGCACTCCCAGAGTGATTTGCATACAAATAGCATGTCACAGCTTGGAGCCCACGGCTTGGCGCGCAGGGGTGAAGGCTCTTGGTAGCTGGCtcgggcaggagctgctcctgccacatCAGGCACCTGATCCAAGTGCCTGTGGCTTTGCTGAAGATGCCCAGCCAGGCTCGGtaccagctcctggcacaggctgggcaaGCCGCTGCCAGGCAATGCCAGACCTAACACTGACATGGTGTTGGTGATGTACCAGAGGCATGGCTGGAGCACGGGGTGCCAAGAGGAGGCAACAAACCTGCTGCTCTTCTTGGGACAGCTgccaggtgctgagggacggTCGGTGGCCACATCCTGCTGCACCAGAGACAGGGATGGTTCTGCTGGGATGGGGACGACATGACTGGCCTCATGACCCTGCTAGACCCTAACACACAGCAGCCAAGCTGGAGGgtcacctctgctgcaggaggggtggctttgctggctgcttccctcagcaccagctgcttTCAGTACTCTCCCcaccagagtggtcaggctggaGCCTCActgagcccttccccagccagcatCAGGCAGGAACGACCTGCTCCATGTCATGCCAAGGGGAATCCAGGATGCACAGAGAAGGGGAGATCAGAAccgctggtgctgagcagatgGCAGGGCAGCTCCACTCAGAAATCACAAGGGATGGAGTGGGGCAAAGGCCACACTGGActtgcagctgctcaggagagAAGCACCACACAAGAGGGGCACAAACAGGCCCTTTAGTGCTGTTGGAGGTGGGCACTAACACTGCCTTCATACCTGCAGATTCGAAGGTTGCACTTGCCCATGATACTGGAGAGAGGGCACAGATCAGGCACATCCAGTTGCTGCCATGTCCCCTGATGTGGCCAAGCCAGCATCACCATTTCCCATGGCACCCAGGAGCTggcatgtccctgggcagcccccacGTCCcacagctgtggggcaggggtagcagagcctggccctggctgtgccaacgCAAAGGCAGCACTTTGCCCTGAAGGAGTTAacttcctgcagcacctctcctgcaccTGAATTATTAATTCTCTCATAATCTGCCTTTGGGCACCCCACGGCCCTGACACCACTCCCACATTAAAGAACCATGGGCTCCCTGGCTGCGTGCTGCTTTGATGTCCAACGTGCATGAaacaccctcccagggaagagcTGGCACAGAACACAGCAGCCAGTGGAGATCTTGCAGATAGGTGGGCAAGGGGAGACACCCACCCTGCAGTTCCAGTACAGCACCGGCCCCTTcggcccctccagcccctcgtGTCCCAGCTAActatctgcctgctgcagctcgcTGGATGTGGGCATCCTGGGCTCTCctcagaggctggagcctgaTGTGTGCCCAGTCCTGGGCTCTATCCACTCATGGGCATGAACCCAACTGTTTGATTTGGCAGAGCCCCCAAGTGCTGGCTCTACCAACAAGGGCTGTGCTTCCTTCTTCATCTGGCAGTATGGGCTCAGAGCTTCAGCAGGGAacacaggcagggagaaggtggCCAGGAGCCAAAATcctccagcagaagccagcacccACTTGTTGTCCTCCTAGGGGGGTGCTCAGAGAGaggtggagcagcagtggtggtccCTGATGCATGTGCATGGGGCAGGTGAAGAAGGGTGGGCTGCGAGCACACCTCTAGCTACAGTGCGACGCAACAGGAGacgagaacagaacagaaactCTTCCAAGGGCACAGACTGGCATCAGGATGGTCACATGGGATCACTCCACCTTGGCTCAGTGGTAGGTCTCTTCTCTATGGCACTGTCTGCCCCTTGTCCCcttggctggagctgtgccagagtGCTGCCCACTGCGGTACCTgacaggagcagggcaaggcaCAGAGTCCCACTGGCCATGGTGAAGGGCACACAGCTGctacacagcagccagcaccacagccagacctgggctccctgcccactgctgatgccatgctgtgctgtgccatgccatgccacgCTGGtggcccagtgctgccaggctcagcagggctgtggagggcagCTGTGGATGAAAGCTCAGGCAAAGGAAACTGGGTCAAGCAGGTGAGAAACCAAGGTGTGAGGAAGATAAAAAGCTGTGCCCAGTGCAGTGATATTGCACGGATGTGTAGGGCACGGGGACAGCCCAGCCAagagctgcacagccagagCTTCACGGGGAGAGATCCCTGCAAGGGCTTCACAGGGAAACAGGAGTCCCTTGGTCTGGGTCCCCCCGTGCCACGTTCCCTCCACTGAGGCTGTCAGCACGACAGGAACTGGGCCAGGAGTGGGCTAGCCCTGGGGGCAgagtccctgcagtgctgagtgagACCATGGTccaggcagtggctggctgTCTCCACGTTCCCACTGCCACCACCCTTGGATTTAATGACGGAGCGGCTGcctttaataaatgtttatgttCAAAGAAGCTCCAccagtgcctgcagccagctaaTGAGGGACGTTTCAATGCACAAAAGCAGTGGAACACAGTAATTAACTTTGTTGCTGATTCATTTTTAATCATTTAAATACTCCAGAGATCCACTGTGTCCTTTAAGTCAACAAAACTTTCTCCAAAGGGCACATTGATGATGCCCTTCATGCACACCAGCCAACGTGCAACTCCCCCCTTCCTAAATAGCCATCCAGGGCTGACTCAGGGTCTGGCAAAGCCcaaggctgccaggctggggcagagagcaCCCACACGTGCACCCACCTAGCTTGGTGTGAGCTGAGTGAGGCCCTGTGGCACATGGATAAAGGCTGAGATCTCCCCCTCTCCTATTTCCAGCAACTCTTCCCCTAGGTGAAGCTTCTAAATTAATGTTAGTCTTAAAAATCACCCAatactgaggagctgctgcagggattcCCTGGTTAAAGGCTGGTGCCAGGGGTATGTTGTACACTTGGTGACCTTCCAGTTCCCAGGAACGTGCAGAGGGATGGGGCAATGTCCTGGCAGTAAGAACAAACCAACAGTGGGTCCCACAGaccccagccagcactgagaAAGAGGGACAGCAGCCTCGTTTGATGTGCCTGATGCCAGGGACACACCTGGGACACAGTCGTTGTGCAGAGAATCCAGGGCTGCAAGCAGCCAAAAGGGCTGAGTGCTGCCAACCGCCTGCCTGGCTGATACCTGGTCTCAGGCACTGCCTGGCCCAGGAGCCTGCTCTaatccctgctcccagccccgcaGCAGTGGGTCACACACACTCATCaacctcagccttccctgcagAACACACCCCTCCAGACTCCACCTTGATGGACACACAAGGACCCACATCCTTCACCTGGCAGCCTCATGAAGCCTCATGCCCATGGCCATGCCAGGTTAGGAGCTGGATTTGGAGCTACCGAAGCAAAGGTTGGGACAAATTGCAGCACTCACAAACAAGGTCATGGAAAAGAGCAAGAACACACCTCAGTATCACAGGCTTGGCACCCTGCAGGGGTTACCTGTTTCTCCCAGGGCCTGGGCAAAGGTCTACACAGCCCCACACCCAGAGaaaagcagggcagggcaggcaaaggcaaggcagtgACCAGGGGAtttgctgctccagggcagctcctcACACACACGTCTCTCTCGGAGGTTTTGTGCCTGTTCCTCAGAGCCAGGGCACTCTCTGAAGTCAAGGAAATTTCAAAGCATCCTTGAAgctttgctgctttcctctcttcttaCTAATTAACTTTAGCAAAATGCACTGTCAGTCAAGCCCACAAAACAGGCTGCATCGCCGGGCAAAGCCTAATGGGCTCCCATTTGTGTGTGAGCCAACCTGGCCATTAGCAGGGAGCAATTAGCAAGGAGGAGAGCGGGGGCCGGCTTTCCACGTTCCCAACATTCCCTCCTGCAGGCACGGGGACACGGCAGGGATGGCAAAGGGACGCTCCCCTGCCGTGGGCTCTACACTGGCCAGCCACAGTGCCCATTATGCTGAGGCCAGAAGTGCCAGggcaccccaaaaccaaaggcagggcaggacagagccccagcagcacaagtGTGCCCTGATACCTGTCACAGGTGGTGAATCCTAAGCTGGGCACACGTGCCACCCCTGGAATGAGACTCGGGCAGGTGGATCCAGGCAAGAGGCATCCAGGGCTCTCCCATGCACCGACACCTGCCTCCTGGGTTGGATCCCCCAGGCAGAGATGCAGTGGAGCTGCCGGGACAGAGCTGgactcagctggcagccagagctgcttggGGAAAAAGCCCCTCTGTGAAAATAAAGCTGGAGCACCTGACAGGATTACTTGGGAATCCCAGGAAGGAAAACTGCaccccagaggctgcagagtcaCTGCTCAGAGTTAACTGCACATCAAACGACGACGTCTTGTGTGTTCTGGAAGCACTGAAGGTTATTGGCACAGGctacctgcagcagagcaaggctCCGTATCGAGCACTGAGTCCGGGATCGGTGATGGATCgattctccccagcagctgcctctttgCTTTCAGATGGCTTAAAACAGATCTTGCTAAAAATACCTTTCCTGTAGTGTGTCTGTAGCTAACGAGGTGGATTAGAGAGGCTGATGTGAACTGGGAGTGGGCATTCGGGGTCTGAAGCCGgcaagcaggcagctcctgggcaatGGTTGGGCACAGGGGTCCAGCTGTGCCACatcccagggcacagagagaTGAGGCTGGCCCGGGTGATGGCAGCAGGCATCATGAAGACAGCAGCTATGAGCAAGTATGACATCTGAAGCTGGCAAGGACAGGTGGATCAGGGGATGTGCCCTCCTTGCTGGTTCTGCCATCTCCAAGTCAGACCAACTTCAGGGCAGAGAAAGCGGAGAAACAGGAGCTGTCACTTTCAGAGCACCAGAGGAGCTCAGATCTCATACTGCTCTCAGCTGCATCCAAGACCAACTCAGCTCCCACCAGGCACAAGGATGGAGCTGGATCAGGAGCCAAAGTCTCTGCTCACACCTGGGAACAGTTTTGCCTCTGTCTTTCCAAGAGGTCTGTGCTCCAGTCTGCCAGCAGAGACCCCACCACACCATGGTGCTCACCGAGCATGAGGGCATCACTTCTGCCCAGCTGGCATCTGGGGACAGCCTCTTGGCCCGGCCAGGAGCCAGATCCCTGCCTGAGGTCCTGGCAGGACATCCCTTCACAGCCAGAGTCCATGGCATCAGCTCTGCCCTTGCCCAGGACACGGCCAtcagcagcatcctgctctcctgctccccagtctcttggcagagccacagcagctcatCACACTGCGGGTCAGACCTGCTCTACATTTAATTGCTCCACttgcaaggaagaaaaatcaatTCCACGTTTGATACATTAGCAGCCTCTGTGCTTAAGTTTTGGCACATTTGTGAggttggaggaaaaaaaaaaagtaataaaaccaAGGAAGTGTCATTTAATTGTTTTAGCTGAAGTGATTTGGAGGCCCcgctgctccagcactctctgcatcGATCCAGACGCAGAGCCAGGCCCCGGGCGGTGCGCTGCTCACCCAGCCTcgctctgcagctgcccatcacctctgccactcactgccACGGGCTCTGTCCCTTCACACAGAGGACCCCAGGCTGGATCACGGCTTGGGGTGGGAGGTCTGAGCTTGATGCTCGCTGccacagcccctcagtgtcaaaGTCTGTGCAGAAGGGACACGGCTCCTGCTTCTTCAAGGAGCACCATGCTGGGTGCCCACAGGTGCCCTTACGTGGCCCAAGCGGGGGCAatcccagggtgcagcctcTTCCTTTCATTCAGACAGGTGCTGGtaagagctgccctggctgggcaaTGTGGCTCTGGTGTTCCTTGCAGAAGTGGTGCCATGAGATTTGGTCTGCAGAGCTCTGATCCCCAGCgtcccctgcacccagccatGCACATGGGGAGCATCCAGAGAGCTCGCAGGGTCAATGACAGCATGGGGAGATCCCACCTCAGGACTGAGGGGCCACttcccagccaggcacagaaCACACACAGCTCCCCTCTGAGCAAGTGGCTCAGCTAGAGTCCACACACTGTTCCACCTTCTGTCCTGCTGCGCTGGAGCACCTTTATCAATGGGTGGCAGTGTCTGATGTTGGGTGGAGGGAGtgacatggacctgctgaggACCACGAGCAGGCAAagcacactgctgcagcagctctccaaagGCCAGGAGGAGCTAGACATGCTACAGGACAGCCTTAGGAAAGGGAAACAGCTCCGGCCATGCGTTTCCTGGATTTGCCACCTCCTGCCACTGGTCATACTACAAGAGCAGTCCAACATTCCTGGCCACAGGGTCCACTGTGTCTCCAGCagaaggcagggcagcagagctgcctcgcACTCCAGACAGCCTGCCCCATACAGTGCCCAAGCTACCCCCACGTTTACAGATGCCAGCTTCAAAGTCTGGAGCATCAATccagtgcccagcctgcccagagcagctccgaTCCAAGCttcctcacagcacagctgcgACCTGCCCATTGAGGAGATAAACCggaccccagcagagctgggagtgggCACTCTGTCAGCCTGGCAGCTGAGGAGCACTGTCCTGTTTTGGAGCAGAGGACATCTCCATGGGGTAAGCACTGCTGAGATGGAGGGGTAAGGTGGGCTGCCTCCCACCAGCTGCCACAATGCTCCAAACACACTGACCATGCTCCCACTGTGAGCTCATGGGcaccagtgccaggctgagccctcctctgcctcctgaggCTGATATCCAGCAGAAGCACCATGGTCCTGCCtgacagcagcccagagctcttGCAGTGCTGCACACCATCACAGCAAACACACCTGGACacacctgcctgggcaccaTAGTGAGTCAAGTGTGAATTCCATGCAGCACCAAGTGTGGAGTCTGGGGGTGACCCTGTGGATGCTGTGACAGCTCCCACGCCTCTCCTGAGCTTCTCACAAGAGCCTCCACTGAAATCGAACCCCCTCCATCTCCTGCTGACCACTCACACTCTGCTCTCCGTGGTTTGTGAGAGATCTCAGACAGACCCACACTTTCTGAACTCAGAGACacggtgctgggggacagggaCTGCCCCTCTCTGTGCCAGAGACAAACCCGATGGCAGGGGGATGCTGAGGGTCTGCAGGACAGGGAGCTGTGCCCCCTGTGGGCAGACGTCCTCAGACGGGACGGGAAACCTGCGCCCACCCAGCTCCGGAGCCCGTTCCCGGTAGCGCTGCGGCTCCAGTAGCCACGTTCCCCGGGCCGAGCGGGGGAGAGACGGGGCACAGCCGGGGTACGGCTGCCCTGGACTGGGCACCGCGGTGGAAGAAAAAGTGCGAACGAGCGGTAAGACTTCGCCGGCAGCACCGGATCGCCTGCTCCCGCCCCGCTGGTGCGCCGAGGGACGGGGCAGCACCGGGTCCCGAGTCTGCCACCGAGAGCACCGGGACAGAGAGAGGGTAAAAAAGGGGTAGTCGGGGCCGGGCTCAGGGGAGTCACGCTCCTGGCAGCCGAGCGACGCGGAGAGTGCCCGGTCGGGGCGGGGGGTGCCCTCACCTGTACCACTCGAGCCCGCGGTCG from Dryobates pubescens isolate bDryPub1 chromosome 4, bDryPub1.pri, whole genome shotgun sequence includes these protein-coding regions:
- the HS3ST2 gene encoding heparan sulfate glucosamine 3-O-sulfotransferase 2 → MAHRAPSGRAPAAAPAPSRRLARRVLVLFTLSLSCSYLCYSLLCCCGGGPATPRARCPPARAAAAKKLLQKPRPCGRTGPAEPPPSAAPARRPRDPPGPPVGSPPGPARPGTKRLPQAIVVGVKKGGTRAVLEFIRVHPDVRALGTEPHFFDRNYDRGLEWYRSLMPRTLDSQITVEKTPSYFVTKEAPRRIFNMSRDTKLIVVVRNPVTRAISDYTQTLSKKPDIPTFEGLTFRNRSLGLVDTSWNAIRIGMYAVHLQSWLQYFPLSQIHFVSGEKLITDPAGEMGKVQDFLGIKRVITDKHFYFNKTKGFPCLKKSESSGLPRCLGKSKGRTHVQIDPEVIEQLRDFYRPYNVKFYETVGQDFRWE